GATTGGGGACGGTGGTAGAAGCCGGGGCTGGCCGGGAGGACGACGGCCCCGATCCGGGCGACTTTCAAGAGGTTCTCCAGGTGTCCCACGTGGAGCGGCGACTCCCTGGGTACGACGATGAGGGGCCGGCCCTCCTTGAGCATGACGTCAGCCGCCCGGTGGATGAGGTTCGTAGTCAACCCCGCTGCCACGGTAGCCAGGGTGGAGGCGGAGCAGGGGCATATCACCATGGCCTCGAGGCCCGCGGTGCCACTGGCCGGAGTCGCCCCTATATCCCCAGGATCGTAGCAGGTGTAGGCCCTGGGGGCGATGTCGTCTACGGTGAGGTCGAGCTCGTGACCCATGACTTTAGCCCCGGAGCCAGAGACGATGAGATGAATCTCGGAGCCGGCGGCCGCCAGGGCCTCGACGAGCTTGACGCCGTAGATAGCCCCTGATGCGCCGGTTATCGCGACAACGATTCGCTGCACGGGGGATTGCTCCTCAGGGGGTCTGTGCCATATGTGGGAATCTTAGGCCCAGATCGGGGGAAAGTCAACGCGCAAAAAGGTTTACCCCCCCAGGGCTTTCACCAGCTCTCGGCAAAACGCCGGCAGGTCGGAGGGCATGCGGGAGGTGACCAGCGTTCCGTCCACCACCACCTCCTTATCAACCCACGTCGCCCCGGCGTTGACCATATCGTCTTTGATGGCGAAGAAGCTCGTCAGCGTCTTGCCCTGGAGAATCCCCGCGGAGACGAGCATCCAGCCGGCGTGGCAAATGGCGGCCACCACCTTGCCCTCATCGTGCATGGCACGAACGAAGTCAACGAGCTCGGGGCTGCGTCGCATGTGGTCGGGGGCGTAACCGCCGGGGATGACGACGGCGTCGTATGTGGCGGCCTGAGCCTCCTTGGCCTCCACGGTGGCCTCCACCGGGTATCCGTACTTGCTGGTGAATTTCCCCTTCTTGGCGGCAACGATGTCAACCTGGGCCCCTTCTTCGATGAGCCGATAGTATGGGACCCATAGCTCCGTATCCTCGTAGAAGTTGTCCGCCAGAACGGCTACCCTCTTGCCCGTCAGATGATGAGACATCAGCTCTATCTCCTTATTTATCAAAATGTTTACCAGGAATATCTAAAGCATTGCTTTAATCATGTTCCCTCATCCCGGAAGGGAGATACGCCTCCTTCCCCTCAAGGTGTGATCCGCCCCATGAGACGCGGGAATGGGATCGCCTCCCTGATGTGCCTGAGGCCGCAGAGCCACCCGACGGTGCGCTCGATCCCCAGGCCGAAGCCCCCGTGGGGCACGCTCCCGTAGCGACGAAGGTCCAAGTACCAATCGAAGGCCTCCTTCGGGAGATCGTGCGCGCCGATCTTCTCTTCGAGACGGGCGAGGTCGTCTTCGCGCTGGCCGCCTCCGATAATCTCCCCGTAGCCCTCCGGGGCCAGCATATCGCAACAGAGGGCGAGCTCGGGCCGCTCCGGGTCGTTCTTCATGTAGAAGGCCTTAACTTGGGTCGGATAGCGATGGATAAGGAGCGGCTTATCAAAGAGTTCCGAGAGGACCGTCTCCTCGTCGCCGCCGAAATCATCCCCCCACGTCATGGCGACATCTCGGGCCTTGAGGCTTTCGACGGCCTCGTCGTAGCTTATGCGCGGGTAAGGTTTCTCGGCCGCCGGCTCGAGCGCCGCGACGTCCCTCCCCAACGTCTCAAGCTCCCGGCCGCACTCGCTTATAGCCCGGCCGACAATGGTCGCCACGTAGTCCTCGGCCAGGTCCATGACGGCATCGAGGTCGGCGTAGGCGACCTCCGGCTCGATCATCCAGAACTCCGTGAGGTGGCGTCGGGTCTTCGACTTCTCGGCGCGGAAAGTCGGCCCAAAGCAGTAGACCCGGCCGAAAGCCATCGCGGCCGCCTCCATGTAGAGCTGGCCGCTTTGAGTCAGGAAAGCCGTCTCGCCGAAGTAGTCGGTGGCGAAGAGCGTCGAGGTGCCTTCGCACGCCGCAGGGGTGAAGATGGGGGCGTCTATGAGGGTGAAGCCCCGCTCGTCGAAGTAGTCCCGGCTGGCCTTAATCACGGCGCCTCTGACCTTAAGTATGGCGTGCTGGCGGGCCGAGCGCAGCCAGAGGTGGCGGTTGTCCATGAGGAAGGCCACCCCGTGCTCCTTGGGACCGATGGGGTAGCCCGGGGCGAGCTGGACCACATCGAGCGTCTCGACCCCCAGCTCGTAGCCGATGGGGCTTCGGGCATCGGCCCGAACGTTGCCGACCACCACGAGGCTCGACTCCTGAGTGACGGCGTCGGAGCGCTCAAAGACCTCCGGGCTCACGTCGGCCCTGGAGACCACGCACTGGATCGTCCCCGTGCCGTCCCGCACCTGGAGAAAGTGGAGCTTTCCCGAGGAGCGCTTGCTATAGAGCCAGCCTTTGAGGGTGATGGTCCGGCCCTCGTGGCGGGCTATGTCGGCTACGTAGACGTGCTCGGACAACGTAGATCCCCCCACTCAAGGCCCATGCACTTCAATTCCTTAACCGCATGGCGACGGTACCATAGCTGCCCAGGTGAGACAAGGCTTCCGGGTATCGTCGTAAAGGTGGTGTCGGGGTGATCCGCCTGAGGTCCGCCTG
This window of the Nitrospinota bacterium genome carries:
- the asnS gene encoding asparagine--tRNA ligase, with the protein product MSEHVYVADIARHEGRTITLKGWLYSKRSSGKLHFLQVRDGTGTIQCVVSRADVSPEVFERSDAVTQESSLVVVGNVRADARSPIGYELGVETLDVVQLAPGYPIGPKEHGVAFLMDNRHLWLRSARQHAILKVRGAVIKASRDYFDERGFTLIDAPIFTPAACEGTSTLFATDYFGETAFLTQSGQLYMEAAAMAFGRVYCFGPTFRAEKSKTRRHLTEFWMIEPEVAYADLDAVMDLAEDYVATIVGRAISECGRELETLGRDVAALEPAAEKPYPRISYDEAVESLKARDVAMTWGDDFGGDEETVLSELFDKPLLIHRYPTQVKAFYMKNDPERPELALCCDMLAPEGYGEIIGGGQREDDLARLEEKIGAHDLPKEAFDWYLDLRRYGSVPHGGFGLGIERTVGWLCGLRHIREAIPFPRLMGRITP
- a CDS encoding UbiX family flavin prenyltransferase; this encodes MQRIVVAITGASGAIYGVKLVEALAAAGSEIHLIVSGSGAKVMGHELDLTVDDIAPRAYTCYDPGDIGATPASGTAGLEAMVICPCSASTLATVAAGLTTNLIHRAADVMLKEGRPLIVVPRESPLHVGHLENLLKVARIGAVVLPASPGFYHRPQSLDDLVNHVVGKICDRLGVAHKLFERWSGAD
- a CDS encoding type 1 glutamine amidotransferase, translated to MSHHLTGKRVAVLADNFYEDTELWVPYYRLIEEGAQVDIVAAKKGKFTSKYGYPVEATVEAKEAQAATYDAVVIPGGYAPDHMRRSPELVDFVRAMHDEGKVVAAICHAGWMLVSAGILQGKTLTSFFAIKDDMVNAGATWVDKEVVVDGTLVTSRMPSDLPAFCRELVKALGG